The following are from one region of the Methylophilus sp. DW102 genome:
- a CDS encoding glycosyltransferase family 2 protein, translating to MPKYTALIRTYNSLPLLNEVLIALKKQTSPPDDYVIVDSSKDPAQKNAIKQLGLRVIDYPDDEFNFSKAINIGVEQVKTELVLIISSHVLLNDITLIERGLKLDDFSSETYLGFCLTPTIIATDTWMPTKVTKSNFSLDLAASNSCTMLKTQHIMQRPFLEEVFSAEDQEWAAFYLREKNAYFYRVKAYEARYLNNNVNEQKFINEQVALAYYTHRHMLGYKNIVFRLCRGLLAKMRGRTNRATLHFTIAKELFQARSKKPIKKSKYF from the coding sequence ATGCCTAAATATACTGCATTGATTCGAACATACAACAGCCTTCCGTTGCTCAATGAGGTGCTTATTGCACTCAAGAAACAAACATCACCACCAGATGACTATGTGATCGTAGACTCATCTAAAGATCCTGCACAAAAGAATGCTATCAAGCAGCTTGGGTTACGGGTGATTGATTATCCAGACGATGAGTTTAACTTTTCTAAGGCAATTAATATAGGCGTGGAACAGGTTAAAACGGAACTGGTATTAATTATTAGTTCGCACGTACTACTTAATGATATTACCTTGATTGAGCGTGGATTGAAGCTGGATGACTTTTCTAGCGAAACATATTTGGGGTTTTGCCTGACGCCAACCATTATAGCCACTGATACCTGGATGCCAACAAAAGTGACAAAGTCGAACTTTAGCTTGGATTTAGCTGCTTCTAATTCATGCACGATGCTTAAAACGCAGCATATTATGCAACGCCCTTTTTTGGAGGAGGTTTTCTCTGCCGAAGACCAAGAGTGGGCAGCGTTTTATCTAAGAGAAAAAAATGCTTATTTTTATAGGGTCAAAGCTTATGAAGCTCGATACTTAAATAACAATGTCAACGAGCAAAAATTCATTAATGAACAGGTTGCGCTGGCCTATTACACTCACCGGCATATGCTGGGTTATAAGAATATTGTTTTCAGGCTTTGCAGAGGTTTGCTTGCAAAAATGAGAGGTCGAACGAATCGTGCAACTTTGCATTTCACCATCGCTAAAGAGTTATTTCAAGCCCGATCAAAAAAACCAATTAAAAAATCAAAGTATTTTTAG
- a CDS encoding O-antigen ligase family protein, whose product MSIKSINITKIALAFTAFFAAMFVGVFSLTFVSIIGTHYSYLFTVPVAFILCLLFVLNRYLFFALVVVTRASLDPVFDAVKLGSFGLGAVMNALVIMIALMMFLSKEKNFTMKIQHVNISWIIFLILSFISVSYAPNKLTSIKVALQFVSYAAMFYLGVMLVKTHEDFGKWIRAVLYSSVVPVIFGIYSMVFRDPHGFRLYVGEGMRLFSTTNHPACLAFYLALIISVCFYLIKTKPDYIGSTLQKLLPFYLLVLLALLVMTKSRTGWIACGLYFMLYAIIFERKYMIYIFSSAFLALLLPDVQDRLLDLQSGTSFGATGYERLNSFAWRLKYWTDSIAWMSPSHYFYGYGLSSFFQLSTDFGMGNAFQKQTVKLPAHSVYIQLFFELGILGVLSFIAIMASYILALFRDYSPSQKLLFFVASIITFDYMLAGASDNLLDYLSYIWYHWFILGLILSYTKLQSKSATPQMSNKF is encoded by the coding sequence ATGTCTATCAAGTCAATCAACATCACTAAAATTGCATTAGCGTTTACTGCATTTTTTGCTGCCATGTTTGTTGGTGTCTTTTCACTTACCTTTGTCAGTATTATTGGAACGCATTATTCGTACTTATTTACTGTTCCCGTCGCGTTCATACTTTGCTTATTATTTGTTTTAAATCGTTATCTATTCTTTGCTTTAGTGGTCGTAACACGCGCCTCACTTGACCCTGTCTTTGATGCGGTAAAGCTTGGTAGTTTTGGCTTGGGTGCAGTTATGAATGCACTAGTCATTATGATTGCGCTTATGATGTTTTTAAGCAAGGAAAAAAACTTCACCATGAAAATTCAGCACGTGAATATTTCATGGATTATTTTTCTGATATTGTCTTTTATTTCAGTGTCATATGCTCCCAATAAGCTGACGAGTATTAAGGTTGCTCTGCAGTTTGTATCTTATGCTGCGATGTTCTATCTTGGGGTTATGTTGGTCAAGACTCATGAGGATTTTGGCAAGTGGATACGCGCTGTTTTGTATTCGTCTGTGGTACCAGTGATTTTTGGTATTTACTCAATGGTGTTTAGGGATCCGCATGGTTTCAGGTTATATGTGGGTGAGGGGATGCGTTTATTTAGCACTACTAACCATCCAGCATGTTTAGCCTTTTATCTCGCCTTAATTATTTCAGTTTGCTTTTATTTAATAAAAACAAAACCCGACTACATCGGCTCAACATTACAAAAATTGTTGCCATTTTATCTATTAGTTTTATTAGCACTTTTAGTGATGACAAAGAGTAGAACAGGTTGGATTGCTTGCGGTTTGTATTTCATGCTTTATGCGATTATTTTTGAGCGTAAATATATGATTTATATATTTTCTTCAGCATTTTTGGCTTTGCTTTTGCCAGATGTGCAAGATCGCTTGTTGGATTTGCAAAGTGGCACATCCTTTGGTGCAACAGGGTACGAGAGATTAAATTCGTTTGCTTGGCGCTTAAAGTATTGGACAGATTCAATTGCCTGGATGTCACCATCACATTATTTTTATGGCTACGGTCTTTCCAGTTTCTTCCAACTATCTACCGACTTTGGGATGGGGAATGCTTTTCAAAAGCAGACTGTAAAATTGCCAGCTCACAGCGTATACATACAGCTCTTCTTTGAGCTGGGGATTCTAGGGGTGCTGTCTTTTATTGCTATTATGGCAAGTTACATATTGGCCTTATTCAGAGACTATTCACCCTCTCAAAAGCTGTTATTTTTTGTAGCTTCAATTATTACCTTTGATTATATGTTGGCTGGCGCTTCGGATAACCTTTTAGATTATTTAAGTTATATCTGGTACCACTGGTTCATTCTTGGTTTGATTTTGTCTTACACCAAGCTTCAAAGTAAGTCAGCCACACCCCAAATGTCAAATAAGTTTTAA
- a CDS encoding glycosyltransferase, which yields MATIDVLLPVKNGKAYLTEAIESIIQQSYADWRLIVLDHGSDDGSYETSLEYARKDSRVQVFQFLDAVGLSGLLNKGLELCDCQFVMRHDADDIALPDRMKLALAAFKSNPGIDVVGGHAIQIDAKGNETGLIRVPTDPARLQVSFFFKNPMIHPATMIRFSAIKAMGIRYGIDFLKVLPESERLKVNGLAEDYYLFGQLGIMGKCMNLDEYLIKYRWHGENVGAKKAFDQITLSLKISRYLAAAFCTKNRIELFDPAPFCTYSGTLINLQPSSEKTDLLKSFNYLSTNLVKAMGQSDGLARELAFRSVLTTRNNFWLLVKFLRFKLRFKADLEEWYAIKSWITRYIKKRPTISIDA from the coding sequence ATGGCGACAATAGACGTATTACTACCGGTTAAAAACGGCAAAGCCTATCTAACAGAAGCGATTGAAAGCATTATTCAACAGTCTTACGCTGATTGGCGCTTGATTGTTTTGGATCATGGCTCTGATGATGGCAGCTATGAAACTTCACTTGAATATGCGCGCAAGGATAGCAGAGTTCAAGTGTTTCAGTTTTTAGACGCAGTAGGTTTGTCCGGATTGCTCAATAAGGGATTGGAGTTATGTGACTGCCAGTTTGTCATGCGGCATGACGCGGATGATATTGCCTTGCCTGATCGCATGAAGCTTGCCTTAGCTGCATTCAAGTCAAATCCTGGCATTGATGTGGTTGGCGGCCATGCCATACAAATTGATGCCAAGGGTAATGAAACTGGCTTGATACGCGTTCCGACTGACCCTGCGCGTCTGCAGGTTTCATTCTTTTTTAAAAATCCGATGATACACCCAGCCACAATGATTCGCTTTTCAGCAATTAAAGCGATGGGTATTCGCTATGGCATTGACTTTTTAAAGGTACTTCCAGAGTCTGAGCGCCTGAAAGTGAATGGTCTGGCAGAGGATTACTATTTGTTTGGTCAGCTTGGCATAATGGGTAAATGTATGAATCTTGATGAATACCTCATCAAGTACCGTTGGCACGGTGAAAATGTCGGGGCAAAAAAAGCTTTCGATCAGATTACACTTTCATTGAAAATTTCTAGATATCTTGCGGCTGCATTTTGTACTAAAAATCGTATTGAGCTGTTTGATCCAGCACCGTTCTGCACTTACAGCGGAACATTAATTAATTTACAACCATCCTCTGAAAAAACAGACTTATTAAAATCATTCAATTACCTTTCAACAAACTTGGTCAAAGCGATGGGGCAGAGTGATGGATTAGCAAGAGAACTTGCTTTCAGAAGCGTGTTAACCACAAGAAATAATTTCTGGTTATTGGTCAAGTTTTTGCGATTTAAATTAAGATTTAAAGCTGACTTGGAAGAGTGGTATGCTATAAAAAGTTGGATAACACGTTATATAAAAAAGAGACCCACGATTAGTATCGATGCGTGA